The [Pantoea] beijingensis genomic sequence CCGTCTTTACGCATTTCATCAAAAGCTTTGTCAATCGCCGCTTTTAATTCGGTATTCTCTTTCGCCATACCCATACCGGTGCCAACACCGAAAATAGCATTATCTTTTACTGCCGGGCCGGCAAAGGCATAGTCTTTACCGATTGGCTGCTTCAAAAACCCTTCGCTGGCAGCAACTTCATCCTGGAAGGCGGCATCAATACGGCCCGCCGTCAGATCCTGATAAACCAGATCCTGATTTGCATAGGGGGTGATGGTCACGCCTTTTGGACGCCAGTATTGATTGGCATAGGTTTCCTGCGTAGTTCCCTGCAGCAGACCAATATTCTTGCCTTTTAATGATTCAATTGTTGGCTGGATGGGTGAACCTTTGGTCGCAATCAAACGGGCATTTGCTGCGTAAAGTTTCTCGGAGAAGGCAATCTCCTGCTGGCGTTTTTCAGTAATGGAGAGTGAAGAGATAATGGCATCAATCTTTTTCGCTTTCAGCGACGGGATCAGCGCATCAAAATCGCTTTCTACAAAAGTACATTTGGTCTCAATGCGTTTGCAAATTTCGTTGGCCAAATCAATATCAAACCCCACCAGTTGCCCCTGCGCGTTCTTTGATTCGAACGGTGCATAGGTTGGATCGGTTCCGATACGCAGATTTTTCGGCACGGCAGCGAACACGCTACTTGCGCTGGAGAAAGCCAGCACCAGAGAAAGAGCCAGGACCTGCTTTTTCATAGATTACCCTCAAGTAAAGTGCTTTTTGTTATCACTATAATATGGTGTGTTGCGCAGTTTATTTAGCAGGTTTCATGCCAGTTTTGTGGCAATCAACTGCACATGACTCGCGCACTAAACCCGGCACCCAAAATGGGCGCAAGCGCTTAGTTTATGAGGAAAAATATAACAGGGTTGTTATGCATAAGCGGCAACTATGTTGCATTTTGGTGCGCGCGATGCACGAAAAGTGATCCATGACAAACTGTTGCACCATAATAGGTCAGTTCGCTACGCGCTATGCCCCATTCCAGCGCGTAAAGAGATCATGTGGAAGCGTGAAATCAAACTGATCAATAACGCGGTTAACCGTCTGGTCGATAATCTGCTGCACGTTTTCAGGGCGATGATAAAAAGCGGGTACTGGCGGCATGATAATGGCTCCCATCTCGGCGGCGGTGGTCATCATCCGTAAATGTCCCAAGTGCAGCGGCGTTTCACGCACGCACAACACCAGACGACGCCGTTCCTTCAGCACGACATCCGCCGCACGCGTCAATAAGCCATCAGTGTAGCTGTGTACTATGCCGGATAGCGTTTTCATCGAACAAGGCAGAATAGCCATCCCGTCAGTTTTGAACGAGCCGGAAGAAATACTGGCTGCGATATCGCGGACATCATGCACCACATCCGCAAAACTCTGGATTTCCCGCACGGTAAGGTCGCTCTCCAATGCCAGCGTCTGGCGCGCTGCCTGACTCATCACTAAATGGGTTTCTACGTCATCCACCTGCTGCAAAACCTGCAGCATACGCACGCCGTAGATCACGCCACTGGCACCTGAAATGCCAATAATAAGTCTTTTCATGGTAGAGCCTTATAAAAAATGGGCCGGAATAATCCGACCCATTATGACATATCCACAGAAAATTGGCGTGGCATCAACCTTCGTTATGCATCTCCAGGTTTTCCACTTCATTCTGACGAGCCAGCGCTTTTGCATCATCATTACGCAGTGACTGAAGATATTCGAGGTAACTCTGGTCTACATCTTTAGTGACGTAAATACCGTTGAACACCGAACATTCAAACTGAACAATATCCGGGTTCTCTTCACGCACGGCTTCAATCAAGTCGTCCAGATCCTGGAAAATCAACGCATCAGCACCGATAATCTGGCAGATCTCATCCACTTCACGCCCATGTGCAATCAGTTCCGTCGCACTTGGCATATCAATGCCATAGACGTTAGGAAAACGAATTTCCGGCGCGGCTGAAGCAAGATAGACTTTCTTCGCACCCGCTTCACGTGCCATCTCGATAATTTGCTCAGAAGTCGTGCCACGAACGATAGAATCGTCGACCAGCAGTACGTTTTTATCACGGAACTCAGCACGATTAGCGTTAAGCTTACGACGCACGGCGCTACGGCGCTGGTGCTGACCCGGCATGATAAAGGTCCGACCGACATAGCGGTTTTTCACAAAGCCTTGCCGATAAGGTTTGTTCAGAATACCGGCGATCTCCAGCGCAATATCACAGGACGTTTCCGGAATTGGAATCACGACGTCAATATCCAGGTCTTCCCATTCACGCGCGATTTTTGCGCCCAGTTTGGTTCCCATCCGGACCCGTGCGCTATAGACAGAGATTTTATCGATAAAGGAGTCGGGACGAGCAAAATAGACGTATTCAAACAGGCAAGGATTACTTTTCGGGTTTTCCGCACACTGGCGCGTAGAAAGCTGACCTTTTTCGGTAATATATACCGCTTCGCCCGGCGCTACATCGCGCAGAAATTCAAAGCCCAGCGTATCCAGCGCGACGCTTTCGGACGCCACCATATATTCAATACGGCCGTCATTCATGGCGCGTTTACCAATAACCAACGGGCGAATACCGTTTGGATCACGGAAGGCAACCATACCATGACCAATAATCATTGAGACGCAAGCGTAAGCGCCACGGACTTTCTGGTGCAGTGCCGCGACCGCTGAAAAAATATTTTCGGCTTCCAGTGGATAGTGCGGGAAACGGTCTAACTCCTGCGCAAAGATATTGAGCAAAATCTCAGAATCCGAGGTGGTATTAACATGACGACGCCCGCTTTCAAACAGCTGCTTACGCAACTCGTGCGCATTCGTCAGGTTGCCGTTATGGGCCAGTGTAATACCGTAAGGCGAGTTGACGTAGAAGGGCTGTGCTTCAGAAGCACTGGAACTTCCCGCAGTAGGATAGCGGACATGGCCAATACCCATGTTGCCCTGCAGCCGTTGCATATGACGCGCTTCAAATACATCGCTGACCAACCCGTTCGCCTTACGCAAACGGAAGCAATTTAATGCATCGATGGTCACAATACCTGCAGCATCCTGCCCACGATGTTGAAGCACCGTTAACGCGTCATAAATCGACTGGTTTACCGGCATGAAACCGGTGATACCGACAATACCGCACATGTAGTCATATCCTCATAAGCCGCACCCCCGGCGCGATTACCGGGGTAAAAAACTCGACGAGCTTTGCAGGTAGTCAAAAAACCACCTGATGATGTAACTGAACTGGGGAACCAGTTGCGACTGCTGCCAGTCAGGACTTTTCGAAAATCCGGTGAAGGTATCGAGGAAGAATAAAATGGCGGAAACAATTAGCACGCCACGCAATGCCCCGAAACAGACACCCAACACCCTGTCGGTTCCTGACAGGCCGGTTTTTTCCACCAGTGAACCAATGACATAATTTACTATCGCCCCGACAATCAGCGTGGCAATAAAAAGTATCCCGATGGCAATTCCATTTCGTACCAGCTCATCTTCAAAACCTGTGAACCAGACCGCAAGAAAGGAGTAATAATGACTGGCGACAAAGAATGCGCATCCCCAGGTTACGAGAGATAATGCTTCCCGAACAAACCCACGGATAAGGCTAACCAGAGCCGAAAAACCAACAATCGCAATAATGACGTAATCTATCCAGACCATGAACTCTTCCAGCGACAGTGCCCTTAAGATCACATCCCTCTGCTGCACCCAACGCAGTTGCAACAGAGGGATGTGACCTAAGTTCGGGGCGAATTCTAACAGAAAAAGAAAACGTTTGCGTATCGTTTTCCTTTCCCAGACAAAATAAAAAAACCCAAAAAACAGCCTGACAATCCATCATCAAGAGGGGGCAATTGACCGCAGCGCCAGACATTCAAACCACCGCAGCGCTCGGCAAAAAACCGGATACAGCTTAACCAATGTCGATGATGACGTTGCCATAATGTTCAGCAAAACTTAATTAACCGACGCGTTGCAGAACATTACGGCGGTGACATAGCCCCCATCCCATTGCGCAAGTACGGGAACGAATAGTGACGTCCCCGACCAAAACGCTCAATTATCGCGAACTGTAGGGTTTCACCACTCCGCCCAGACCAGAAATACCTTTAAGCTCACCCACCGCAGCCTGCATTTTCGCTTTGGACGCATCCGGCCCAACGTAAATACGGGTAATCTGCCCTTGTACAGGCGTCGATGGTACGGTGAAGGTGCGATAGCCTGATAAACGCAGTTGAGCAACAATTTCGTTCACTTTGCTGGCATTTTTTAGCGCACCCAACTGAACAACATACGCTTGCCCTTCCGGTGCCTGCTGCTGTTGCTTCGGTGGATCTATTGGCTTCGGCTGCTCTACTGGTTTCGGTTGCTCAACCGGCTTCGGCTGTTCAACTGGCTTCGGTTTAGGTTGCTCTACGGGCTTCGGCTTCGGTTGCTCTACGGGTTTCGGTTTCGGCGGCTCTACTGGCTTTGGTTTCGGCTGCGGTTGCTCAACCGGTTTCGGCTTCTCCGCAGGTTTCGTTTGCTGCACTGGCTTCATTGGCGGCGGCGAAACCACCGTTGGCGCACTGCTGGATTGAGGCGTAGTAGAACCGTTATCCGCGGGCTGTGAAGTCCGATCGTTATTGCCGCCCACCGCAGCACCTGCACCTTCTGGAGGTTGTGCAGGTAAAGATTGCGTAACCGGTGGCACCATATCCGCATCTTGTTGGTCGTCAGGCTTCGGGACCAATGGGATCGCCGCAAACTCTTCTTTGTAGTGTTTTTTTTGGCCGTCAAGCAAACCCGGCAGCACAATCACGCCAATGGCAACTAAAATGACGGTTCCGACTAAGCGGTTTTGAAACTTACTGGCCACTTCCGTTCTCCATTTGCATCGCTTCCATGACATGAGCCACGGTATGGAAAGAGCCGCATACCAGCACAATGTCGTCTTGCTTCGCCTGCTGCAAAGCGGCCTGCCAGGCAGCAACGACGCTGACAAAAGGCTGTGCCCCCGGCAGGTGTTCAATGAGTTGCGCCGCACTGGCACCGCGCGGACCCTCTAATGGCGCGCAGTACCAAATATCAACCTGAGAGGCCAGACTCGCCAATGTTCCGGCAATATCTTTATCATGTAACATCCCAACCACCGCGTGCACCCGCCCTTTCTTAGGCAGTTCAGCGATACGGCCGGCCAGATAGTCAGCCGCATGTGGGTTATGCGCGACATCAAGGATAACGCGTGGCTGGTACGCAACCGTCTGAAAACGTCCGGGAAGAATCGCTTTATCCAGCGACGCCCTAATAATACTGTCGCTTACCGTGAGTGAGGACGCGCGAAGCGCTGCGAGCGCAGTCGCTGCATTGGGCAAGGGAACCTGTGGTAAAGGTAGTCCACGCAATTCTCCCGCGGCGTCACGAAAATACCACGTCTCACCATCTATGCCGTAACGCCAATCACGATCGCGCTGCCGCAGGCTGGCGCCAAGATTATCAGCCACTTCACGAATGCTGTGCGGCATATCAGGCTCACCAACCACGGCTGGTTTCCCGTAACGAAAGACGCCTGCTTTTTCACGGCCAATACTTTCCCGATCGGGCCCCAGCCAGTCAGTATGATCCAGCGCAATACTGGTGATCACTGCCACATCCGCATCCACAATATTAGTCGCGTCCAAACGACCGCCCAACCCCACCTCCAGAATTACCACATCCAACGCCGCTTGCTTAAATAGCATGAGCGCCGATAGCGTACCGTATTCGAAATAGGTTAATGAGGTTGCACCACGTCCTGCTTCTATTGCCGCAAAGCTTGCGGTATGAGCGGATTCATCCAGTTCCTTACCCTGAATGCGTACGCGTTCGGTATAGCGTAATAAGTGGGGAGAACTGTAGACGCCGACGCGATATCCTGCGGCCATCAGCAGCGTTTCCAATGTTCGGCAGGTGGTGCCTTTGCCATTAGTACCAGCAACGGTGAATACGGTAGGAGCAGGCGTTAGCAGACCGAGTTGCGTGGCGACACGCAGAATGCGATCCAGCCCGAGTTCGATAGCCTGGGAATGTAAACGCTCAAGATAGTCAAGCCACGTGACCAAAGGCGACGTGGCTTGAGGAAGGTGAAGATTATCCATGGATCCCGTTCAGCACGTTACGGTTCATTGGTGAAAAGAGCAGCGCCAGGGTAGTCATTGCTGCTCTTTTCCATCATCTGTCAGGCCTCGCGACGCTGCGACGCTTCTTCCGCAGCCGCTTCTGCTTCCTGTAATGGTACAGGCGCTGGCTGATTGGTCAGCTTAGCAAGAATGCTGGCCAACTTCAGACGCATATCAGGACGACGTACAATCATATCAATCGCCCCTTTCTCAATCAGAAACTCGCTCCGCTGGAAGCCCGGTGGCAACTTTTCACGCACCGTTTGCTCAATAACGCGTGGGCCAGCAAATCCGATCAATGCTTTAGGTTCAGCGATGTTGAGATCGCCTAACATCGCAAAGCTGGCGGAAACACCACCCATCGTCGGATCGGTCAGCACAGAGATATACGGTAAGCCGCGTTCCTGCATTTTCGCCAGCGCTGCGCTGGTTTTCGCCATCTGCATCAGCGACATCAACGCTTCCTGCATACGTGCGCCGCCGCTGGCGGAGAAACAGATCATTGGGCAGTTGTCTTCGAGCGCCTGCTCAACCGCACGTACGAAACGCGCACCGACCACGGACCCCATTGAGCCACCCATGAAGGAAAACTCGAACGCACAGGCAACTACCGGCATACCGTGCAACGTGCCTTTCATAACAATAAGCGCGTCTTTCTCGTTAGTCTCTTTCTGTGCGGCCGCCAGACGATCTTTATATTTTTTAGAATCCCTGAACTTAAGCAGATCTTTGGGTTCCAGTTCGCTGCCCAGCTCTGTCAGCGTACCTTCATCAAGTAAGCTGTGCAGACGTTCACGCGCATGCATACGCATGTGGTGATCGCATTTCGGGCAAACTTCCAGATTGCGTTCAAGCTCGGCGCGGTAAAGAACCTGGCCACAGCTGTCACACTTTGTCCAAACCCCTTCAGGAATGCTTGCCTTACGCGAAGGGGTGATGGTGCTTTTGTTGAGAATTCGTTCAATCCAGCTCATTGATGACCTTTCTGTTTGAACCTGGTGAAACCAGTTTTTCTTGTCGCTGCTGAAAGCATTTTCAGCAGCCCATAAATGTCGCTCATTAAACCATAACCTTCCGACGCTGTGGATAAAAATCTGGTCGAATCGGTTGGATTTAGCGCTTTTCTTAAGGCTGTTTGTGCTGGCGAGCTGCCCGACGATGGCGCCAGACTTCGATTATGCCCGGCAGAATCGAAACAGCGATAATCGCCACAATTAACAACTTTAAATTCTCCTGTACGACGGGCAAATCACCAAACAGATAGCCCGCATAGGAGAACAGTATGACCCACAACAACGCGCCCGTGACGTTAAAAAGCGCAAAGTAGCGATAGGACATATGCCCCATCCCGGCGACGAAAGGCGCAAAAGTGCGAACGATCGGCACAAAGCGCGCCAGAATAATCGTTTTTCCGCCGTGACGCTCGTAAAACGCGTGCGTTTTATCGAGATAGCTGCGCCGGAATATTTTCGAGTCAGGGTTACTGAAGAGCTTTTTACCGAACAAACGACCGATCGTATAGTTAACCGCATCACCTGCAATTGCCGCAATCACCAGCAGGGCAACCATGGCATGGATGTTAAGATCGTTTCCTGGCAGCGCAGCCAGCGCGCCAGCGACGAACAGCAGAGAATCGCCGGGTAAAAAAGGCGTCACCACCAATCCTGTTTCACAAAACAGAATCAAAAACAGGATGGCGTAAACCCAGATGCCATATTGCGCAACCAGCTCAGCAAGATGCACGTCAATGTGTAGAATAAAATCGACAACAAAATGGACGAGATCCATAACTCTCCCTCAAATCCTTCGGCTCAATGTTAATCCTCGAGGAACAGCGGTCCCATCGGTGGACGTGGTAAGGCAAAATGCTCGGGATAATCGACAGAAACTAAATACAATCCTTCAGCACGTGCTGTTGCCGCCGCCAGAGTACGATCCTTTGCCGCCAGTAATTCCGCCATCCAGCCTTCGGGTTGATTGCCACAACCAATTTCCATCAGACTACCAACGATATTACGTACCATATGATGAACAAAGGCATTTGCCTTAATGTCCACCACAATATAAGCGCCGTGACGACTCACCCTCAGATGCATCACGTTGCGCCAGGGCGTGCGCGACTGGCACTGTACGGCGCGAAACGACGTGAAATCATTTTCGCCCAGTAAGCATTGGCCGGCGCGCTGCATTTTTTCCGCATCCAACGGGTGATAAAAATGCGTCACTCCATCATGTAAAATCGCCGGACGCAGCCGTTGATTATAAATGACATAACGATAACGACGAGCCGTAGCGCTAAACCGTGCATGGAACGCGTCGGGCACCGCTTTTACCCAGCGCACCGCAATATCGTGCGGTAGATTAGCGTTGACGCCCAGCGTCCAGGCAGCGTCTTTGCGTGCCGAAGTGGTCTCAAAATGGACCACTTGCCCGGTACCATGTACGCCAGCATCAGTACGCCCGGCGCAAAATACGCTCACGGGATGATTCGCCACTTTGGACAGCGCCTGTTCCAGCCGAGCCTGCACGCTGCGCACCTCCTGCTGCCGCTGCCATCCGTAATAACGGCTGCCATCATATTCCACACCCAGCGCCAGCTTTACCGTGCCTGCTTCCGGCAGAACCGAGTCGGACATTAGTACATATACTCCTGAACCAGCTTTTCTGCGGCTTTGATCGCCATTAGCGCCCCACCAAAACGGATATTATCGGCCACCGACCAAAATTGCAGCATCTCAGGCACGCCGTAATCGTTACGCAGACAGCCGATACTCAGTTGAATATTTCCGGATGCATCTCCGACCTGTGTCGGATAGTCATTTTCTTCAGACAGCGAAATGTCTTCTGCCCGTTCCAACTCATCGCGCGCCTCTTCCGCAGAGAGCGGGCGTAAACCTTCGACGTAAACAATCTGTGCATTGCCATAAAAAACCGGTGATTGTACGCAGCTTACCGAGACAGGCAAGCCTTCATCCTGCATCACTTTGCGTACCTGCTCGATAAGACGGCGCTCCTGCTCCACGCTACCGGTACTATCGGCTAACAGCGGTAGCACGTTAAAGGCTAGCTGACGACCAAAGTAGTGATCTTCCGCAGGCAAGCCATTCAGCAAACGAGCACTTTCTCCGGCCAGAGAATCCACCGCGGCTTTTCCGTGTGCCGACGCTGACAGCAGATTGGTGACCTGCAGACGGCTCAATCCCGCCTGCTCGACCAACGGTTTAATGGCGCACAGCAGTTGGCTGGTCAGGCTATCGGCCACGCTAATGATATTACGGTTGCGATAATCGGCCAGCACGTGCGGGTTGACGTCGGCCACTACCAACGGTACATCCGGCTCCAGCGCAAAAAGATCGCTGCTGTCGATCACCAGACAACCCGCGCTGGCAGCGTCTTCCGCATAGCGTGCGGAGGCTTCACGCCCGGCAACAAAAAAGGCCAGTTGCGCCTGCGACCAGTCAAAATCACTGGCATCATTTACCAGGTAGGTTTTGCCCTCAAAGCGCATGTTTTCACCCGCGCTACGTTCACTGGCCAGCAAATATAACTCACCAACCGGGAACTGGCGTTCCGCCAGTAATTCCAGTAAAGCGTTCCCTACTGCGCCTGTTGCGCCTAAAAGCGCAATATTCCAGCCGTCAGACATGTTGGTTTACTCCAGACAATGACACAAAAACAGAAGGCGGTGATAACACCGCCCGTTGATTCAGACTTTTCCCTACGCACGTAATTTCATGTTGTATTCACGCGTTAGCGCGCAGGATGATAAACAGCGTTAAACCCAAGTTTTTTCAGCAGTTCTGCAGCAGCGGCATCATCACACTGCACATGCAGCGACGACCATTCGCGTCGCTCCTGATAATTTTTACGCAAGCGGTCAAACTCACCCGCTATTGCCGCAACATGACGCAGAGGCGCATCGTCGCGGCGCACATCATACACCAGATGAACTAAACGTTTTAGCGTTGCCTGATCCAGAGCGCCATGTAGCGTAATTCGACCAAATTCGGGGGCTGGCAACAGCGTTTCCAGCGAAACTTGCTGTGCCTGGCCAATAAACTGTGTCCAGGCTTCAAATACCTGCGTCGTGCCCCGCGCCTTGCCTTCCAGCGTATAGCCGGCAATATGCGCGGTGCCAATATCCACGTAATCCAGCAGTTCCAGCGATAATTCTGGCTCCGGCTCCCATACGTCCAGCACCACGCTCAAATCACCACGCTGTTTTAATACCTGTAATAACGCAACATTGTCTACGACAGCACCGCGACAGGCGTTAATGAGAATGGTATCCGGCCGCAGCGCGTTCAACAGCGTTTCATCAGCAAGGTGTAAGGTTTTAAATGGGCCATCCTTAAATAAAGGAGTATGAAAGGTCAGCACATCTGCTTCAGCCACCAACGTATCCAGCGAGTAAAATTCGCCCTCATCACCGCGCTCAGCGCGCGGTGGATCGCAAAGTAAAGTGCGAATGCCTAGGGCTTCCAGCCGAGCCTGCAGCCGCCCGCCGACATTACCCACGCCAACAATGCCGACGGTACGATCCTGCAATTGAAAACCATCTCGTTCAGCCAGTAATAATAGCGCTGAAAAAACATACTCCACGACAGCAATCGCATTACATCCTGGAGCCGCAGAGAAACCAATCCCCTGTTGATGAAGATAATCTTCATCAACATGGTCCGTCCCCGCCGTCGCCGTGCCAACAAATTTAACGGGTTTTCCCTTTAACAACGCGGCATCGACTTTTGTGACTGAACGCACCATCAATCCATCAGCATCCTGTAGCTCTGCTTCCGGGATCGGGCGGCCAGGTACCGCAACGACATCACCCGTTCGGCTGAATAGCTCACGGGCATAAGGCATATTTTCATCAACGAGAATTTTCACGGACTGTTTCCTGCTTTGGCACGCTTAAGCGTGGTATTTTGCCATAGAACAAGGGGTAATTCATGCCCGAGTCTTTATCAACGAGGCCGGGTACGGTAGCGATCTGGCGTTGTACCAGCTTGCTGCTGAAACATCACAATTAAAGACGAAGCAGAACTGTATCCCAAATCAAGCGCCACATTCTGCACCGTCATTCCCTGCTCCAATCGGGAAATAGCATGCAAGAAGCGCAAGCGCTGACGCCATTCGCTGAAAGACATGCCTAATTGGGCCTGACAACGACGCGAAAGGGTGCGCTCCGTGGTGTAAACGCGTTGCGCCCACTGCGCCAGCGTGGTGTTATCGGCCGGATTATGTTCCAGCGCCTGTAGAATTGGCGCCAGATATTTATCCTGTGACATCGGCAAATAACTTTCCTGCACCTCAGCGTTACGCAACTGGTCGAGTAGCACATCGCACAGCCTTCTATCCTCATCCGTATCCGGCACCAACAACTGACGTGAGGCACAATCATCGATGATGGCATTAACGATTGGTCCAACGTTTAGCAGGCAGGCTTTCTCCGGCAGACCGCCGCATAACACAGCAGCGATATTAAAGGTGCGAAAGTTCGCCTGACGGTTATTGTAGCTGGCATGCTCTTTACCCGGCGGGACCCACACGGGAAAATCGGCGGGCGTTAGCAATCTTTCTCCTTCGACATGAATCTGCAACACATTACATTTTACAAAGATCAATTGTCCCCACGCATGGCTATGTGGCAGATATTCTGTTTTTGCGTTGGCCTGTTCATAGCGGAAGAAAAAGCGAGCATCTTTCGCATGCTGTGGTGCGTAGTAGGTAAGCTTCAGCGACATTCTGTCCGATCCGTAGGCAATATTGTCTGATTATCACTATCTCATGGAAAACAGACAAGCGTACACTGCGCTGACGCTTTTATAATAAGAGAACCACCATGAATTTTCTGTTTCCACTCTTTGCGGTGTTAATTTGGTCGGTCAATGCCATTGTCAGCAAAGTCTCGGCTGAGGCGATCGATCCTGCCGCGATTTCTTTCTACCGCTGGCTGCTGGCATTGCTGGTATTGACACCGTTTGCGCTTCCTGGCGTCTGGCGGTTGCGGCGACAGATATTACAACTGTGGTGGAAGCTGCTCATACTCGGCCTGCTTGGTATGGTGCTATATCAAAGCCTGGCCTACTACGCAGCGCATAGCGTTACGGCACTCTTTATTGGAATACTCAACGCCCTGATTCCGCTGCTCACCGTATTGATCAGTCTTTTTTTGCTGCGCCTTGCACCTACGTTGGGTATTGTTATCGGCGGCTTGCTCTCCTTTGGCGGTCTGGTGTGGCTGGTCAGCCAGGGTAATCCGCAACAGCTGCTGTCACACGGGCTGGGTAAAGGAGAACTGATGATGTTTGCCGCATCTACGTCATATGCGCTGTACGGTGTATTAACCAGACGTTGGGCGATCCCGCTACCAAACTGGCAAAGCCTGTATGTGCAAATTTTATTTGGCGTGCTGCTGTTAACGCCGAATTTCCTGATGGCAACTGACGTATCGCTTAATC encodes the following:
- a CDS encoding aspartate-semialdehyde dehydrogenase encodes the protein MSDGWNIALLGATGAVGNALLELLAERQFPVGELYLLASERSAGENMRFEGKTYLVNDASDFDWSQAQLAFFVAGREASARYAEDAASAGCLVIDSSDLFALEPDVPLVVADVNPHVLADYRNRNIISVADSLTSQLLCAIKPLVEQAGLSRLQVTNLLSASAHGKAAVDSLAGESARLLNGLPAEDHYFGRQLAFNVLPLLADSTGSVEQERRLIEQVRKVMQDEGLPVSVSCVQSPVFYGNAQIVYVEGLRPLSAEEARDELERAEDISLSEENDYPTQVGDASGNIQLSIGCLRNDYGVPEMLQFWSVADNIRFGGALMAIKAAEKLVQEYMY
- the pdxB gene encoding 4-phosphoerythronate dehydrogenase PdxB — translated: MKILVDENMPYARELFSRTGDVVAVPGRPIPEAELQDADGLMVRSVTKVDAALLKGKPVKFVGTATAGTDHVDEDYLHQQGIGFSAAPGCNAIAVVEYVFSALLLLAERDGFQLQDRTVGIVGVGNVGGRLQARLEALGIRTLLCDPPRAERGDEGEFYSLDTLVAEADVLTFHTPLFKDGPFKTLHLADETLLNALRPDTILINACRGAVVDNVALLQVLKQRGDLSVVLDVWEPEPELSLELLDYVDIGTAHIAGYTLEGKARGTTQVFEAWTQFIGQAQQVSLETLLPAPEFGRITLHGALDQATLKRLVHLVYDVRRDDAPLRHVAAIAGEFDRLRKNYQERREWSSLHVQCDDAAAAELLKKLGFNAVYHPAR
- a CDS encoding AraC family transcriptional regulator; its protein translation is MSLKLTYYAPQHAKDARFFFRYEQANAKTEYLPHSHAWGQLIFVKCNVLQIHVEGERLLTPADFPVWVPPGKEHASYNNRQANFRTFNIAAVLCGGLPEKACLLNVGPIVNAIIDDCASRQLLVPDTDEDRRLCDVLLDQLRNAEVQESYLPMSQDKYLAPILQALEHNPADNTTLAQWAQRVYTTERTLSRRCQAQLGMSFSEWRQRLRFLHAISRLEQGMTVQNVALDLGYSSASSLIVMFQQQAGTTPDRYRTRPR
- a CDS encoding DMT family transporter; translation: MNFLFPLFAVLIWSVNAIVSKVSAEAIDPAAISFYRWLLALLVLTPFALPGVWRLRRQILQLWWKLLILGLLGMVLYQSLAYYAAHSVTALFIGILNALIPLLTVLISLFLLRLAPTLGIVIGGLLSFGGLVWLVSQGNPQQLLSHGLGKGELMMFAASTSYALYGVLTRRWAIPLPNWQSLYVQILFGVLLLTPNFLMATDVSLNLHNIPLVLFAGIPASIIAPFLWIQGVQRLGASTTSIFMNLAPIFTAIIAVLFLHESLRSYHYIGGSITLFGVILAQRLRTPLLRGKKAVEPESAGVTKKG